A genomic window from Solanum stenotomum isolate F172 chromosome 10, ASM1918654v1, whole genome shotgun sequence includes:
- the LOC125841186 gene encoding protein FAR-RED IMPAIRED RESPONSE 1 isoform X2, with product MVDHGDVVQSSVQLIGDMVDAVDKSCHSRDGGVSRSPKRSITGVEEHADFEPHDGIEFESHEAAYAFYQEYAKSMGFTTSIKNSRRSKKSKEFIDAKFACSRYGTTPESDTGSSRRPSVKKTDCKASMHVKRKRDGKWYIHEFIKDHNHELLPALAYHFRIHRNVKLAEKNNIDILNAVSERTRKMYVEMSRQCGGSQEVGLLTNDLNYQFDKGRCLSLEEGDAQVMLEYFMHIQKENPYFFYAIDLNEDQRLRNLFWIDAKSRKDYVSFSDVVFFDTSYMKSNEKMPFALLIGVNHHCQPMLLGCALIADETKPTFVWLMKTWLRAVGGQAPKVIITDQDKSLKSALEEVFPCSSHCFALWHVLERIPEILAHVVKQHENFMQKFSKCIFKSVTDEQFDLRWWKMVSRFELQENEWIHTLYEDRKKWIPAYMRGSFMAGMSTAQRSESVSSFFDKYIHKKISLKEFMRQYGMILQNRYEEESIADFDTLHKQPALKSPSPWEKQMSTIYTHTIFKKFQVEVLGVVGCHPKKEAENGENVTFRVDDCEKDENFMVTWNEARSDVSCSCLLFEYNGFLCRHAMIVLQMCGLSIIPSQYILKRWTKDAKNIQLMFEGTERIQTRVQRYNDLCRRAIELGEEGSLSEESYGIAFRALDEALKNCVNVNNRSSALTECSSSAVGLCDLEEDTQGIHATKTSRKKNTNKKRKVHSEPEAAIVEAQDSLQQMDNLTVGGMTLNGYYGTHQNVQGLLNLMEPPHDGYYVNQQTMQGLGQLNTIAPGHDGFFGSQQSIPGLGHLDFRQPSFTYGLQDEPSLRAAQLHGNNAR from the exons ATGGTTGATCATGGCGATGTTGTGCAAAGTAGTGTTCAATTGATTGGTGATATGGTTGATGCTGTAGATAAGTCATGTCACAGTAGGGATGGCGGAGTTTCTCGTTCTCCAAAGAGAAGTATTACTGGAGTTGAAGAACATGCAGATTTTGAGCCACATGATGGGATAGAATTTGAGTCCCATGAGGCTGCGTATGCATTTTACCAAGAGTATGCCAAGTCCATGGGATTCACAACCTCAATTAAGAACAGCCGTCGCTCCAAGAAATCAAAAGAATTTATCGATGCTAAATTTGCATGTTCTAGATATGGCACGACTCCAGAATCAGATACTGGCAGTAGTAGGCGTCCTAGTGTCAAAAAGACTGATTGCAAAGCAAGCATGCATGTTAAGAGAAAGCGTGATGGAAAATGGTATATCCACGAGTTTATAAAAGATCATAATCATGAGCTTTTACCAGCCTTGGCTTATCATTTCCGAATCCACAGGAATGTTAAACTTGCAGAGAAAAATAACATTGATATTCTTAATGCTGTTAGTGAACGAACAAGAAAGATGTATGTTGAGATGTCTAGACAATGTGGTGGAAGTCAAGAAGTTGGCTTGCTGACTAATGATTTAAATTACCAGTTTGACAAAGGTCGGTGCTTGTCATTAGAAGAGGGAGATGCTCAAGTTATGCTCGAGTATTTCATGCATATCCAGAAAGAAAATCCATATTTCTTTTATGCAATTGATCTCAATGAAGATCAACGCTTAAGGAACTTATTCTGGATTGATGCCAAAAGTAGGAAAGACTATGTCAGCTTTAGTGATGTGGTTTTCTTTGATACCAGCTATATGAAAAGCAATGAGAAGATGCCGTTTGCTCTTTTAATTGGGGTAAACCATCATTGTCAACCTATGTTGCTTGGATGTGCACTTATAGCAGATGAGACCAAACCAACATTTGTGTGGTTAATGAAGACGTGGCTTAGAGCAGTGGGTGGGCAGGCTCCAAAAGTGATAATCACTGATCAAGATAAGTCACTCAAATCCGCTCTTGAAGAAGTTTTCCCATGTTCAAGTCACTGCTTTGCGCTTTGGCATGTGCTTGAAAGAATCCCGGAAATACTTGCTCATGTAGTAAAGCAGCATGAGAATTTCATGCAAAAATTCAGCAAGTGTATATTTAAGTCGGTAACTGATGAACAATTTGATTTAAGATGGTGGAAGATGGTTAGCAGATTTGAACTGCAAGAGAATGAATGGATTCATACACTGTATGAGGACCGCAAAAAGTGGATTCCAGCTTACATGAGAGGCAGTTTTATGGCTGGAATGTCAACAGCTCAACGGTCGGAGAGTGTAAGCTCCTTCTTTGACAAGTACATTCATAAGAAAATCAGTCTCAAAGAGTTTATGAGACAATATGGAATGATTCTGCAAAATCGATATGAAGAGGAATCAATAGCAGACTTTGATACATTGCACAAACAACCAGCTTTGAAATCACCTTCACCGTGGGAAAAGCAGATGTCAACAATTTATACACATACAATCTTTAAGAAATTTCAAGTTGAAGTATTGGGTGTAGTTGGGTGTCATCCAAAGAAGGAAGCTGAAAATGGGGAAAATGTAACTTTTAGAGTTGATGACTGCgagaaagatgaaaattttatggTCACGTGGAATGAGGCAAGATCAGATGTTTCTTGTTCGTGCCTTCTATTTGAATACAATGGTTTCCTCTGTAGGCATGCAATGATTGTTCTTCAGATGTGTGGTCTTTCAATCATCCCATCCCAATATATTTTGAAGAGGTGGACCAAAGATGCAAAGAATATACAGTTAATGTTTGAGGGGACTGAAAGAATTCAAACCAGAGTACAAAGATACAATGATCTATGTAGAAGGGCAATTGAACTGGGTGAGGAGGGTTCTTTATCTGAGGAGAGTTACGGCATTGCCTTCCGTGCCCTAGATGAAGCTCTAAAGAACTGTGTGAATGTTAACAATAGAAGTTCTGCATTAACAGAATGTAGTAGCAGTGCTGTTGGACTTTGTGATCTTGAAGAAGATACTCAAGGGATTCATGCTACCAAAACAAGTAGgaagaaaaatacaaacaaGAAACGGAAG GTGCACTCTGAACCAGAAGCTGCAATCGTTGAAGCTCAAGACAGCTTACAACAAATG GATAATCTTACTGTGGGTGGAATGACGTTGAATGGCTATTATGGTACACATCAGAATGTGCAGGGACTG TTGAATTTGATGGAACCTCCCCATGATGGCTATTATGTTAACCAACAGACTATGCAAGGACTG GGACAACTCAATACAATTGCACCTGGCCATGATGGTTTTTTTGGGTCTCAACAAAGCATTCCAGGACTA GGGCATTTGGATTTTAGGCAGCCGAGCTTCACATATGGTTTGCAG GATGAGCCTAGTCTAAGAGCTGCTCAGCTGCATGGAAACAATGCTAGATGA
- the LOC125841186 gene encoding protein FAR-RED IMPAIRED RESPONSE 1 isoform X1 gives MVDHGDVVQSSVQLIGDMVDAVDKSCHSRDGGVSRSPKRSITGVEEHADFEPHDGIEFESHEAAYAFYQEYAKSMGFTTSIKNSRRSKKSKEFIDAKFACSRYGTTPESDTGSSRRPSVKKTDCKASMHVKRKRDGKWYIHEFIKDHNHELLPALAYHFRIHRNVKLAEKNNIDILNAVSERTRKMYVEMSRQCGGSQEVGLLTNDLNYQFDKGRCLSLEEGDAQVMLEYFMHIQKENPYFFYAIDLNEDQRLRNLFWIDAKSRKDYVSFSDVVFFDTSYMKSNEKMPFALLIGVNHHCQPMLLGCALIADETKPTFVWLMKTWLRAVGGQAPKVIITDQDKSLKSALEEVFPCSSHCFALWHVLERIPEILAHVVKQHENFMQKFSKCIFKSVTDEQFDLRWWKMVSRFELQENEWIHTLYEDRKKWIPAYMRGSFMAGMSTAQRSESVSSFFDKYIHKKISLKEFMRQYGMILQNRYEEESIADFDTLHKQPALKSPSPWEKQMSTIYTHTIFKKFQVEVLGVVGCHPKKEAENGENVTFRVDDCEKDENFMVTWNEARSDVSCSCLLFEYNGFLCRHAMIVLQMCGLSIIPSQYILKRWTKDAKNIQLMFEGTERIQTRVQRYNDLCRRAIELGEEGSLSEESYGIAFRALDEALKNCVNVNNRSSALTECSSSAVGLCDLEEDTQGIHATKTSRKKNTNKKRKVHSEPEAAIVEAQDSLQQMDNLTVGGMTLNGYYGTHQNVQGLIQLNLMEPPHDGYYVNQQTMQGLGQLNTIAPGHDGFFGSQQSIPGLGHLDFRQPSFTYGLQDEPSLRAAQLHGNNAR, from the exons ATGGTTGATCATGGCGATGTTGTGCAAAGTAGTGTTCAATTGATTGGTGATATGGTTGATGCTGTAGATAAGTCATGTCACAGTAGGGATGGCGGAGTTTCTCGTTCTCCAAAGAGAAGTATTACTGGAGTTGAAGAACATGCAGATTTTGAGCCACATGATGGGATAGAATTTGAGTCCCATGAGGCTGCGTATGCATTTTACCAAGAGTATGCCAAGTCCATGGGATTCACAACCTCAATTAAGAACAGCCGTCGCTCCAAGAAATCAAAAGAATTTATCGATGCTAAATTTGCATGTTCTAGATATGGCACGACTCCAGAATCAGATACTGGCAGTAGTAGGCGTCCTAGTGTCAAAAAGACTGATTGCAAAGCAAGCATGCATGTTAAGAGAAAGCGTGATGGAAAATGGTATATCCACGAGTTTATAAAAGATCATAATCATGAGCTTTTACCAGCCTTGGCTTATCATTTCCGAATCCACAGGAATGTTAAACTTGCAGAGAAAAATAACATTGATATTCTTAATGCTGTTAGTGAACGAACAAGAAAGATGTATGTTGAGATGTCTAGACAATGTGGTGGAAGTCAAGAAGTTGGCTTGCTGACTAATGATTTAAATTACCAGTTTGACAAAGGTCGGTGCTTGTCATTAGAAGAGGGAGATGCTCAAGTTATGCTCGAGTATTTCATGCATATCCAGAAAGAAAATCCATATTTCTTTTATGCAATTGATCTCAATGAAGATCAACGCTTAAGGAACTTATTCTGGATTGATGCCAAAAGTAGGAAAGACTATGTCAGCTTTAGTGATGTGGTTTTCTTTGATACCAGCTATATGAAAAGCAATGAGAAGATGCCGTTTGCTCTTTTAATTGGGGTAAACCATCATTGTCAACCTATGTTGCTTGGATGTGCACTTATAGCAGATGAGACCAAACCAACATTTGTGTGGTTAATGAAGACGTGGCTTAGAGCAGTGGGTGGGCAGGCTCCAAAAGTGATAATCACTGATCAAGATAAGTCACTCAAATCCGCTCTTGAAGAAGTTTTCCCATGTTCAAGTCACTGCTTTGCGCTTTGGCATGTGCTTGAAAGAATCCCGGAAATACTTGCTCATGTAGTAAAGCAGCATGAGAATTTCATGCAAAAATTCAGCAAGTGTATATTTAAGTCGGTAACTGATGAACAATTTGATTTAAGATGGTGGAAGATGGTTAGCAGATTTGAACTGCAAGAGAATGAATGGATTCATACACTGTATGAGGACCGCAAAAAGTGGATTCCAGCTTACATGAGAGGCAGTTTTATGGCTGGAATGTCAACAGCTCAACGGTCGGAGAGTGTAAGCTCCTTCTTTGACAAGTACATTCATAAGAAAATCAGTCTCAAAGAGTTTATGAGACAATATGGAATGATTCTGCAAAATCGATATGAAGAGGAATCAATAGCAGACTTTGATACATTGCACAAACAACCAGCTTTGAAATCACCTTCACCGTGGGAAAAGCAGATGTCAACAATTTATACACATACAATCTTTAAGAAATTTCAAGTTGAAGTATTGGGTGTAGTTGGGTGTCATCCAAAGAAGGAAGCTGAAAATGGGGAAAATGTAACTTTTAGAGTTGATGACTGCgagaaagatgaaaattttatggTCACGTGGAATGAGGCAAGATCAGATGTTTCTTGTTCGTGCCTTCTATTTGAATACAATGGTTTCCTCTGTAGGCATGCAATGATTGTTCTTCAGATGTGTGGTCTTTCAATCATCCCATCCCAATATATTTTGAAGAGGTGGACCAAAGATGCAAAGAATATACAGTTAATGTTTGAGGGGACTGAAAGAATTCAAACCAGAGTACAAAGATACAATGATCTATGTAGAAGGGCAATTGAACTGGGTGAGGAGGGTTCTTTATCTGAGGAGAGTTACGGCATTGCCTTCCGTGCCCTAGATGAAGCTCTAAAGAACTGTGTGAATGTTAACAATAGAAGTTCTGCATTAACAGAATGTAGTAGCAGTGCTGTTGGACTTTGTGATCTTGAAGAAGATACTCAAGGGATTCATGCTACCAAAACAAGTAGgaagaaaaatacaaacaaGAAACGGAAG GTGCACTCTGAACCAGAAGCTGCAATCGTTGAAGCTCAAGACAGCTTACAACAAATG GATAATCTTACTGTGGGTGGAATGACGTTGAATGGCTATTATGGTACACATCAGAATGTGCAGGGACTG ATACAGTTGAATTTGATGGAACCTCCCCATGATGGCTATTATGTTAACCAACAGACTATGCAAGGACTG GGACAACTCAATACAATTGCACCTGGCCATGATGGTTTTTTTGGGTCTCAACAAAGCATTCCAGGACTA GGGCATTTGGATTTTAGGCAGCCGAGCTTCACATATGGTTTGCAG GATGAGCCTAGTCTAAGAGCTGCTCAGCTGCATGGAAACAATGCTAGATGA